In Amphiura filiformis chromosome 2, Afil_fr2py, whole genome shotgun sequence, one DNA window encodes the following:
- the LOC140143956 gene encoding uncharacterized protein — MLLSKADTLLVLSSPIGFQVIINDAVQSKDASINCWKYVDDLTLAENRPYTQPSKLQDTLDEFTEWTNKNKLSLNPSKCQAIQVCFKNEPPPPIELKIAGKPLNYVTEAKILGVHLQNDLKWDKNVNEITKKSNQKLYMLKLLKKFGFNDEELITVYKGYVRPILEYADVTWHSSLTTNQTKSLEQLQRHACRIILGQRFTSYAVEAVQACDLERLSDRREDHCRKVSEGLADSDRTKDLLPPSRQSAHGRNLRNAHKFTQLRFRTSRFQNSPIPYFVDLLNK, encoded by the coding sequence ATGTTGCTGTCTAAAGCTGATACATTGCTAGTGCTATCATCCCCAATTGGCTTCCAGGTTATCATTAATGATGCAGTTCAGTCCAAAGATGCAAGCATCAACTGTTGGAAGTACGTGGATGACCTGACACTTGCTGAAAATCGTCCGTATACCCAACCAAGCAAGCTTCAAGATACACTGGACGAGTTCACTGAgtggacaaacaaaaacaagcttAGCTTGAACCCTAGCAAGTGTCAGGCCATCCAGGTCTGTTTCAAAAATGAACCACCGCCCCCTATTGAGCTTAAGATAGCTGGTAAGCCCTTGAACTATGTAACTGAGGCTAAGATTCTAGGGGTTCACcttcaaaatgacttgaaatgggacaaaaatgttaatgaaataaCAAAGAAATCCAACCAGAAGTTGTATATGCTAAAACTGCTAAAAAAATTTGGTTTCAATGACGAAGAACTAATTACTGTGTACAAAGGTTATGTGCGCCCTATTCTTGAGTACGCAGATGTCACCTGGCACTCctcgttaacaacaaatcagacAAAGTCACTTGAACAACTCCAAAGACATGCATGCAGGATCATTTTAGGCCAGAGATTTACCTCATATGCTGTTGAGGCGGTGCAAGCTTGCGACCTTGAGCGCTTGTCAGATAGAAGAGAAGATCATTGTCGAAAGGTTAGCGAAGGGCTTGCCGACTCAGACCGTACTAAAGATCTTCTTCCTCCATCTAGACAAAGTGCTCATGGTCGCAACCTTCGCAATGCGCACAAATTCACCCAACTGCGGTTCAGAACCTCTCGCTTTCAAAATAGTCCCATACCATACTTTGTGGACCTGCTAAACaagtaa